The Prinia subflava isolate CZ2003 ecotype Zambia chromosome 18, Cam_Psub_1.2, whole genome shotgun sequence genome has a window encoding:
- the ZNF330 gene encoding zinc finger protein 330, which translates to MPKKKTGARKKAENRREREKQIRASRANIDLAKHPCNASMECDKCQRRQKNRAFCYFCNSVQKLPICAQCGKTKCMMKSSDCVIKHAGVYSTGLAMVGAICDFCEAWVCHGRKCLSTHACTCPLADAECVECERSVWDHGGRIFACSFCHDFLCEDDQFEHQASCQVLEAETFKCVSCNRLGQHSCLRCKACFCDDHVRSKVFKQEKGKKPPCPKCGHETQQTKDLSMSTRSLKFGRQSGGEDADGASGYDSYWKNLSSSKSGDREEDDEYEAEDDDEEDNDERGKDSDSEATDVFSNLNLGRTYASGYAHYEESED; encoded by the exons ATGCCTAAAAAAAAGACTGGTGCTCGTAAGAAAGCTGAGAACCGTCGGGAACGGGAGAAGCAGATAAGGGCTTCACGAGCCAACATCGACCTGGCCAAACATCCCTGCAATGCTTCAATG gAATGTGATAAGTGCCAAAG ACGACAGAAGAACAGAGCTTTTTGTTACTTCTGTAATTCTGTTCAGAAACTGCCCATTTGTGCACAATGTG GAAAAACCAAATGCATGATGAAGTCTTCAGACTGTGTTATAAAACATGCTGGTGTGTACAGTACTGGACTAGCTATGGTG GGTGCAATCTGTGATTTCTGCGAGGCCTGGGTGTGCCACGGCAGGAAGTGTCTCAGCACCCACGCCTGTACGTGCCCTCTGGCAGATGCCGAGTGCGTTGAGTGTGAAAGAAGTGTCTGGGACCATG GGGGCAGAATATTCGCCTGCTCTTTTTGCCACGATTTCCTCTGTGAAGATGATCAGTTTGAACATCAAGCCAGCTGCCAAGTTCTGGAAGCAGAGACATTTAAAT GTGTCTCCTGTaacaggctggggcagcattCCTGCCTGCGCTGCAAG GCTTGTTTTTGTGATGACCACGTGAGAAGTAAGGTTttcaagcaggaaaaagggaaaaagcctCCTTGCCCTAAATGTGGCCATGAAACTCAGCAGACAAAGGATCTGAGCATGTCAA CACGCTCTTTGAAGTTTGGCCGGCAGAGCGGAGGGGAAGATGCAGATGGAGCCTCTGGTTATGATTCCTACTGGAAAAACCTTTCCTCCAGCAAGTCTGGGGATCGTGAGGAGGATGATGAGTATGAGGCagaagatgatgatgaagaGGACAACGATGAGCGAGGGAAGGATTCAGATTCCGAGGCCACGGATGTGTTCAGCAATTTGAATTTGGGAAGGACCTATGCTAGTGGGTATGCACATTATGAGGAGTCAGAAGATTAA